CCGGTGGTGGCGGCGCCTCGTCGGGCGGAAAAGGGTCGAGCCGTTGTTCAAATGCGTGAAGCATGGTGTCTCCATGACGATCCAAGAAGGAGATTGGCATCTAAAGATTGCTTTGAAGGGTTTGGATGGAGGGCAAGATTATCCGTTCAAAGATTTTTCCATGACGATTGTGCGCTCTGCGCCGTGAAACGCGTCGCGGACTTTGCGGAAACCCAGGGAGTAATAAAACGTCTCTGCCGTGATCGAGGAAGGGACTCGCAACCATTCAACGCCGTTTTCCGAGGCCGCCGACTCGATCGTGGCCATCAACTGACGACCAATGCCCCTGCCCTGATAGGACGGGTCAACAAATACGCTTCGGACGGTGTCTTTATCAAGACTTCCCGTTGCGACGAGCTGACCATCGAAGCTCGCGACATACACCTCGCGCAGGCTTAGAAAGTCCAGGATTGCCGACGGTGAAAAGCTTCGCTGCACCTGCTCGATGATGTCTGATGAATAGTCTTGGGCATTGGACTCGCGCAGTGCCGCTGCCACGACCAGGCTGATTGCTACGGCATCCGTACTGATTGCCTTTCGAATAACGCAGTCCATTGAGCGCTGTTCCTTGCGTTCGGTTGTTGAAATGCCAGTGTAGGCGACTGCATACCCACCGCACCACGTCGCCGAACAGCTTCTATCAGGCCCGTCCAGAATCCCGCACCAACGGCACATGTATGCAGCGCCCGGGCCTAAATCCGACGCCTGTCTATGCTTCAAGCACCTCGACGCGCTCATCAGTGGCTGGATCAACGGAGTAGACCATGAAATATCTATCGTTTGGCAAGACTGGGCTCAGGGTTTCCCAAGTCGCCCTCGGCACCGGCAATTTTGGCACGGGCTGGGGATACGGTGCCGATCCAGACACCAGCGAGACCGTGTTCAATGCGTATGCCGAAGCCGGAGGAAATTTCATCGACACGGCGGACGCCTACCAGTTCGGCCAGTCTGAAGAGCTACTCGGCAAGCTGCTCGCAGGCCGGCGCGATCAATTCGTCCTCGCGACGAAATTCAGCAATGGCGCCGCGCCAAACGCCGACAGGCTAGTCACTGGCAACAGCCGCAAGGCCATGGCCGCCTCAGTGGAAGCGAGCCTTAAACGGCTGAAGACCGATCACATTGATCTCTACTGGGTGCACCATCCTGACGGCGTAACCCCCGCCGAGGAAATAGTCCGCGGTTTCGAGGACCTTGCCCGCGCTGGCAAGATCCTCTATGCGGGCCTGTCGAATTTTCCCGCGTGGCGACTCGCCCGAGTGGCCACGCTGGCTGAGCTCAATCGCGTGATACCTATTGCCGCCGCCCAGTTTGAACACAGCCTGGTCCACCGCGATCCTGAAGCCGATCTTTTCCCCGCGAGCCATGCCCTTGGGCTGGGCGTCGTCACGTGGTCGCCGCTGGGTGGCGGGATGCTCACCGGAAAATATCGCAAAGGTGAAAAAGGCCGTGCCGAAGGCTTCGGCGGTCGCGTGTTTCAACCCGAGGACTCGGCGCAACGCACACAAGTACTCGACACGGTACTCGCCATCGCTGGCGAACTGGGCGCCAGCCCGGGCCAAGTCGCCATCGCGTGGGCGGGCACGCACGGGGCCGTGCCGATTCTCGGCCCACGCACCCTGCCCCAACTCGCCGACAACCTCGGCGCGCTCTCGCTTGAGCTTTCGGCTGAACACATCGACCTGCTTGATAGTGTCAGCAACCTTGTACCCTCCGCGCCGGTGAGAAAGGCCATTTCATGGGAGGCAGGAGACAACCCGGTGGTTGCATAACTCAGGCTTTCATCGATGGGCGTCTTTTCGCCCATTTAAGGCGGCGGTATTCGGCGGCGCATATGTCTTGCCTGCGTGTTTGACATGTTCCTGTCAGCCGACCGTCACCCTGACGTCAGATCCTCTCCCCTAAAGTACTGCCTGACTGCCCCTGCGGTGCAGCCGTGACCAGGTACCGATACAGGGCCCACCGCTTTAGCTGGAACTCTTGCTATCAGCCGGAAGGAGAAACGCAATGAGCCATCCTGATGCGCACGTCAGTGCTCTCGAGCAATTTACCTGGCAATCGACACTCGACAGCAATCTGGACAGAAAAGGCCTGTTGCTCCGGCTGTTCGCCGAACAGCGATTCATGGCCGCGCAGGTGCGCGCCTGCAAACTTGATCACAAGGATTACCTGCTTTCGCTGATTGATCCGGCGTCGACGACGAACGACGACACTCGGCACTCATCAAGCGTCGATAGCCATCGAATGCGGAGCGTCATCACCGAAGCGGCAAGGAAAGCCCATTGGGGCACGCTCCCAAGACATGGTCGGGCGCAAGGCATCGCCGCCCACTATGACGCGCAGACCTGCATGGCGGTCGTACTCGATATCGAGGTGAGCGACGAAGGTCGCTTGATCATTCATGACGCGGTCGTGGTTGCGGACTTGGGTTTCGTGGCAAATCCTGGTCGCGTGCGCTCGCAGCTCGAAGGCGCTTGCCTGATGGGGATAGCGTTTGTGACGTCCAGTGATTTTGATCCGACCACTAAAGACGCCCGGGCTAAACCTGCCTATCGCACCCGCTGGCCACTCCTCTCTTGGCTGCCAGGACAGATCGCGGTGCACCTGATCAATCCCACCGGGGATTGCGAAGCCGGCCAGCCCAGCCAGACCAGCTACGCACCTGTTGCCCGGGCCCTGTGCAATGCAATTTTGAAGGCTACGGGTAACGAGTCGGTCCGGATCCAGTCACTGGAAAGATCGAGCGCAAGTTAACTCGCAGTTTCGCCTGGCTTACTAGGCAGCTATGCGAGAACTCTTCGCTCAAACGGCTCCCACTTTGCGCACCGGCCAGGATTCAACCCGGTTTTTGCCCAGTCGCTTGGCCGCGTAAAGCGCCGAGTCAGCCGCTTTTAACAGAGTACCTTGATCGGCCCCGCTGGTTTCTGTGGAAGCCACCCCAAACGAAGCCGACACCGTGAATGTCTGCCCGTGGTCTGTCAGGCTCGTCTCTTCCAACGATGCTCGTATGGCTTCGGCTCGTGACGCCGCGACCTCGGCTGAACATTCCGGCAGGATCACAATCAGCTCCTCGCCGCCAAAGCGACAGGCAATATCGGATGACCTGAGCGATTGCACGATCAACGCGGAGACCGCACGCAGCACGGCATCGCCGGCTGCATGGCCGTAAGAGTCATTCAACTGCTTGAAGTTATCGAGGTCCAGCATGATGACGCTCAGGCAAGAGCCGTTGCGCTCGGAGCGCGCGAGTTCGCGCTTGAGCGTCTCATCCATGAAGCGCCGGTTGTACAGCCCCGTCAGCGGATCCTTGATGGACTGGGTTTCCAGTACTTGCCGCATCCTGCCATTCGCCAACGCCAACGCGGTTTGTTCGGCCACGGCTTCAGCGACTTGGAGCCCCTCCTCGGCCAAGTCACGCAGCCCAACTTGACGGATATGCAACAGCCCCAGGATCTCGCCGTACGCCATTAACGGCAGACAACAATCGGTCACTTGCTCTGTGTCCGACGACGCCGCGGGGTAATGTGGGCAGCAGAGATCGCGGTGATGCTCGGTCAAATGCGATCGCCCTCGCCTGATTGCCCAGCAATCCTTGGGGTTGAGCATGACATCAGCGCCCTTTTCCTCAGCCCGCCCCCAGGACGCAGCGTGCTGCAGGACGTCAGCAGAGTTGCGATAGAGAAAAAACTCCCCTTCGCTGGCAGGTATCAAACGCTGGCAGTAAGTGCTGGCCAGCTGGAGTATTTCCATCTGGGACAGCTCTGTCTGCAGCAACCTCGCCATGTCAGCAAGAAGGCCGATCTCGCCGTTACGGCGTTTCAAGCGCTCCAGGCTCTGGCTCAGTTGGTCGCTGGCCAGGATCGCCGCTGCTGCGGACTCCGACTGACGACGGACGCTGCGGCGCATGGATACGTAAATGAAGCGACCTAAACCTAGGGTAACGATGAAACTTGCGATCGAAATCGCAACGGCCCAGCGAATGTTGCTTAAAAGCTGACGTTCGAGCGCCGCCAGTTCCTTTGTTTCGTCAATGATCAGTTCTGCGCCGATGGTACGGACGACGTCCATCAGGTCTTTACCACCGCCAGCAGTAACTTCCTCTTCGGCAGCATCATTTCCGTGAAGACTTACCAGCTTCACCACGCGATCCAGGTGCACCATCTTCAGTTCAGCATGGCGGATGAATTCTTCAACACGCCCAACCTCTTCGGCTGGATCGCCTTGATAGGAAAGGCGCAGGCTCTTGAGGGCCGAAGGCAGTTGGGATACGGCGATATA
The Pseudomonas marvdashtae genome window above contains:
- a CDS encoding GNAT family N-acetyltransferase, with product MDCVIRKAISTDAVAISLVVAAALRESNAQDYSSDIIEQVQRSFSPSAILDFLSLREVYVASFDGQLVATGSLDKDTVRSVFVDPSYQGRGIGRQLMATIESAASENGVEWLRVPSSITAETFYYSLGFRKVRDAFHGAERTIVMEKSLNG
- a CDS encoding aldo/keto reductase, which translates into the protein MKYLSFGKTGLRVSQVALGTGNFGTGWGYGADPDTSETVFNAYAEAGGNFIDTADAYQFGQSEELLGKLLAGRRDQFVLATKFSNGAAPNADRLVTGNSRKAMAASVEASLKRLKTDHIDLYWVHHPDGVTPAEEIVRGFEDLARAGKILYAGLSNFPAWRLARVATLAELNRVIPIAAAQFEHSLVHRDPEADLFPASHALGLGVVTWSPLGGGMLTGKYRKGEKGRAEGFGGRVFQPEDSAQRTQVLDTVLAIAGELGASPGQVAIAWAGTHGAVPILGPRTLPQLADNLGALSLELSAEHIDLLDSVSNLVPSAPVRKAISWEAGDNPVVA
- a CDS encoding molybdopterin cofactor-binding domain-containing protein, which translates into the protein MSHPDAHVSALEQFTWQSTLDSNLDRKGLLLRLFAEQRFMAAQVRACKLDHKDYLLSLIDPASTTNDDTRHSSSVDSHRMRSVITEAARKAHWGTLPRHGRAQGIAAHYDAQTCMAVVLDIEVSDEGRLIIHDAVVVADLGFVANPGRVRSQLEGACLMGIAFVTSSDFDPTTKDARAKPAYRTRWPLLSWLPGQIAVHLINPTGDCEAGQPSQTSYAPVARALCNAILKATGNESVRIQSLERSSAS
- a CDS encoding sensor domain-containing diguanylate cyclase, yielding MPDRKASLLFAAGAATFVMAVTAAVGPITLFWTNETRLERNVVEVQIDRIRNVQGLLVDAETGERGYALTEKDIFLQPYYIAVSQLPSALKSLRLSYQGDPAEEVGRVEEFIRHAELKMVHLDRVVKLVSLHGNDAAEEEVTAGGGKDLMDVVRTIGAELIIDETKELAALERQLLSNIRWAVAISIASFIVTLGLGRFIYVSMRRSVRRQSESAAAAILASDQLSQSLERLKRRNGEIGLLADMARLLQTELSQMEILQLASTYCQRLIPASEGEFFLYRNSADVLQHAASWGRAEEKGADVMLNPKDCWAIRRGRSHLTEHHRDLCCPHYPAASSDTEQVTDCCLPLMAYGEILGLLHIRQVGLRDLAEEGLQVAEAVAEQTALALANGRMRQVLETQSIKDPLTGLYNRRFMDETLKRELARSERNGSCLSVIMLDLDNFKQLNDSYGHAAGDAVLRAVSALIVQSLRSSDIACRFGGEELIVILPECSAEVAASRAEAIRASLEETSLTDHGQTFTVSASFGVASTETSGADQGTLLKAADSALYAAKRLGKNRVESWPVRKVGAV